GGGCGCCTTGGTGAAGACCGTAGCCGGCGCCCTTTTTCCCCTCTTGGGGATGGGCGCGCCCTCAACCCGTCCATTCCCCCCAAACCAGGGGGGACCCGCTCTCCAGCCCCGCGGCGTTCTCCAGGGCCCGGCCCGGAGGGCCCCGGAGAACCGGCTCCCAGCTCCCCATTCGCGGATGGGATCCGGGGAGTTGCTGTTCGCCCCCTTCCTCACCGCGCCGGAAACGCAGCGTCAGGAAGGGCCATCTCATGCGATACGAGGTCCCTGCTAAAAAAGGAGCGCTTCCCATGATCCATTTCCGTAAAGCATGGAGGATCGGTCGGATCCTTCTCCTGTTCGGCTTGCTTTACACCATACAGGCCGCCCCGGCGCCGGCAAGGGCCGATCATGGGGGAAACCCCAATATCGCGGACATCGTGCTGACCGTCCCCCAGACGTATATGATCTGCCCCTCCGGCACAGACTCCGATGGGGTGGCGCTCCGCAATGTGGGAACCCGCTGGCTGAGGGGATATGTCCAGCTGGACTTCGTCATCCCCAACGGCGGCGGACGTCAGATGGTCCAGCGCTGGGATGTCCTCCAGGGGGGAGATTACCGGCTGGAGATCGTCTATCCGGCCTGGGAGACGTGGCCGGCGGGCTTCTTTGAAATGCATGTGGATCTGGCCTTCGAGGTCTATCCGACGGAGGCCGACGCGCGGGCGGGGACGAACCTGCTGGGGACGATCGGGCCGGGCCACTCGTGGGATATTTTCTGCCTGGCCGAGCGGCCTCCGGCGACGGCGACTCCCTCGCCGACTCCATCTCCGACCTCGACGGCGATGCCGCCGCCCCCGGTCACGCCCACACCAACGCCGGTCGCCGCGCCCCCGACCGCCACTCCCAGCCCGCTTCCCACCGAAACGCCGGTCATCGTTCCACCCGTGGCCCCACCCGTTACCCCTGCGATGGACCCCACGCCAACGCGCTCCGAGCCGGTGGATGGGGAATTGCTGGGCCGCACGGGCGCGGAGGGCGCTCCATCCCCCGCGCCCTGGATCTCCGGGTTATCCCTGGGGATCGCTGGGGGGCTCGCGATGCGGCGCATTCTCGGCCGTCGACGGCGTGGATAAGGGCCTGCGATGATCGCCCCGGGGATCCTCCAATGACGAACCTGGAGCGCTGGGTCCTGGGCCTCGGGCTTCTCCTGAGCGGGCTCCCCGACGCGATGCCGTTCGCCCGGCGATCGGAGGAGGCAGCTCGAGCAACGTCTCCTCCCATCGTTCCCGTGGAGGAAGCCGACATCGCTTCGGGCCTCGAAGAACCGATCCCGGGAGCCCCCATCTCCGATGGGGGCGCGTCCGGGCATGAGCCGTGGATGGCGAGGCCGGAGAGGACCGCGGCCCTTGTAGAGGGTGGGATCCCGGAGCGTCTGGTGATCCCATCCATCGCGCTGGACGCCCCGGTCGTTCCCGCGGCATCGCGGTTCGTTTCCATCGGGGGACGTCGCTATCGGGAATGGCTGGCGCCGGATCGGTATGCGGCGGGCTGGCATCCCCTATCCGCGAGAGCAGGGATGCCCGGCAACATGGTCCTCAGCGGCCACAACAACATCGCGGGGGCGGTGTTCCGGCGTCTAACGGACGTGAAGATCGGAGATCCGATCTGGATCCACACCCGCGACCGGGTTTTCCGCTATGAGGTGACCGAACGCCATGTGCTTCCGGAGCGGGACCAGCCTCTAACGGTTCGACAGGCGAACGCCCGGTGGATCGGGCCGTTTCCGGATGAGCGACTGACGCTGGTCACCTGCTGGCCTCCCTGGAGCAACTCCCATCGCCTGATTGTGGTCGCCCGCCCGAGGCCGTGAGGGCCGTTGGGGGACCCCTCCCCGAAACGGGGAGGGGGAGGTGCCGGGGTGAAAAATGCGGCAGGGGCTCTTGACAAAATCCTCGATTTGTGCTATAAACAGCGTCAAACCCTGAACTGGTGGGAACGGAAGCCCATGGCCTTCGGTCTGGTGGTTCTCTCCCTCGTCCTTATCGTCCTCATCCTTCGGGGCATCCTTCGCCTCGGAGAGGCGATGCCCGTTTGGGAGGGAACCACCCCCGGTTAGCCCGGATCGCAGTCCACAGCTTTCATATCCACACATTCGGAGGGGGCCTCCCAAACGGGAGGCCCCCTCCCTTTTTATCCCCGCCCGGCGAAAGGAGGGATCCGATGGAAACGATGACGATGGCCCAGGCTGCCACAACGCCCCGCCTGCTTCGACGGGAGCGCCGTCGGATGAAAACGGCATGGGCCGTGATGGAAGCCCTGGTCCGCGAAGGCGTGGAGGTGATCTTCGGCGTCCCCGGCGGCGCCTCCCTGCCCCTTTATGATGCCCTCTGCGATTACCCCCAGATCCGCCACGTCCTCGTCCGCCACGAACAGTGCGCCGTCCACATGGCGGAGGGATACGCCCGGGCAACCGGGAAGCCCGGGGTGTGCTTCACCACCTCCGGCCCCGGCGCGACGAACCTGGTCACGGGCCTCACGGACGCGATGATGGATTCCACACCGGTGGTGGCGATCACCGGCCAGGTCCCCACGTTCTTTATGGGGGGCGATGCCTTCCAGGAGGCCGATGTCATCGGCCTCACGATGTCCGTCACCAAACACAACTGGCTGGTGCGCAAGCCGGCCCAGGCCCTCGAGGCCGTCCACCTGGCCTTCCGGCTGGCCACCGACGGACGGCCCGGCCCAACCCTGGTGGATCTCCCCCGGGATGTGCTGCTCACCGAGGCGGATTTCGTCCTCGAGGACCCGGAGGCCTTCTCGCTCCCGCGCCCGCGCCCGCCTTTCCCGGACGAAAGAACGCTCCGACAGGCGGCCGATCTCATCGCGCAATCCCAGCGCCCCATCCTCTATGTCGGCGGGGGGGTCATCCATTCCGGCGCCGCCCCGGAGATCCGGGCGCTGGCGGAGAAGGCCCGCATCCCGGTGACCACGACGCTGATGGGCCTGGGGGCTTTCCCCGAGGATCACCCCTATGCGCTCAAGATGCTGGGGATGCATGGGACCGTTTACGCGAACTTCGCCATCAATTTCTCCGACCTCATCATCGCCGTCGGCGCCCGCTTCGATGATCGGGTGACCGGCAAGCTCTCCGCCTTCGCCCCCCACGCGAAGGTGATCCACATCGACATCGATCCGGCGGAGATCAACAAGAACCGCCGGGCCGATGTGGCCCTCATCGGCGACGCCAGGCAGATCCTGCGCGCCCTGCTCCCGCTGGTTCGTCCCCCGGATACCGAGGCCTGGTGGCGTCAGATCGAGGACTGGAAGGCCCGCTACCCGCTGCGCTACCGGCAGGGGGATGAGGTCATCAAGCCCCAGTTCGCCATTCAGATGATCTACGAGCTGACGAAAGACCACCGGCCGATCGTCACCCTCGATGTGGGCCAGCACCAGATGTGGGCCGCCCAGTTCTTCATATGGAAGGAGCCGCGGACCTGCATCACCTCCGGCGGGCTGGGGACGATGGGCTTCAGCCTGCCGGCGGCGGTCGGCGCCCAGTTCGGCTGCCCGGACCGGCTGGTGATCAACATCAACGGCGATGGGTCCTTCCAGATGACCTTCCAGGCCCTGATCACGGCTGTGGAATGGCGGCTGCCCATCAAGGTGTTCATCATCAACAACCAGTATCTGGGGATGGTCCGCCAGTGGCAGGAGCTGTTCTACAACCGGCGTTACTCCGCCGTCTATCTGGCCAACCCGGACTTCGCCCGCATGGCTGAAGCGGTGGGCGCCGCCGGGATCCGGGTGGAGCGGCCGGATCAGGTCGAGCCGGCCATCCGACAGGCCCTGGCGATCACGGATCGGCCGGTGGTGGTCGACATCCTGGTGGATCCGGAGGAGAACTGCTTCCCGATGATCCCCTCCGGGATGACGGTGTTCGATATGATGATCGCCCCCGGCGTGAAGGCCGTGCCGTAATTGGGGAAACATCCAACCAGGAGGCGAGGATGCCGCACTGGCTGGCGGTGACGATTGAAAACTCCGTGGAGAGCCTGAACCGGGTGTTCCATCTGCTGCGCCGACGTCACCTTCCGGTGGGCGCGATCTCCATGTGCCGGACGGAGGATCCGCAGGATCTCCGGCTGCTGATCCCGGTGGACCCGGCCCGGGTGGATCCGCAGCGGGTCCGGGCCAACCTGGAGAAGCTCCTCTGCGTGAAGGCGGTGGAGGATTGGGGGGAACGCCCCCTGGTGATCCGGGATATGGCTCTGGTGAAGGTCCGGGCTCCGGCGGAGGCATGGGTGGAGATCGCCCAGCTGGCGGAGTTCTACCGGGCCCGGATCGTCGATGTCGGCCCGGAGACCCTGATCGTGGAAGTCACGGGCTCGGCGGAGAAGGTGGATTCCTGCATCGCCCGTTTGCAACGGTTCGGCGTTGTGGAGGTGACCCGCTCCGGCCCGATGGCGATGGTCCGGGGCCAGGGGGAGGCCGCGCCGGCCGAGCGGGTGGCAGAGGCCGCCGCATGACCGCCGGTTTTCGCAGCAGCCTTCCCCGACCCTGAGGGGGCAAAAGCCCGTCAACCGCATAAATCCCGCAACCGGAGGTATCCCGATGGCGCGCATTTACTATGACGCGGATGCCGATCTCAGCCTGCTGAACGGCCGTCGGATCGCCGTTCTGGGTTACGGCAGCCAGGGCCATGCCCATGCCCTGAACCTCAAAGACAGCGGCTGCGATGTGTGTGTGGGCCTCTACCGGGGGAGCAAGTCCTGGGCGAAGGCCGAGGCGGACGGACTGCCGGTCTACGAGGTTCCAGAGGCGGTGCGGCGATCCGACATCATCGTGATGCTGGTGCCGGATCCGGCCCAGCCCGCCCTCTACCGGGAGGCCGTGGCGCCGAATCTCTCCCCGGGCAAGACCCTCATGTTCGCCCACGGCTTCAACATCCGGTTCGGCCAGATCGTCCCGCCCCCCGACGTGGACGTGAGCATGGTGGCCCCGAAATCCCCCGGGCACCGGATGCGGGAGGTTTTCAAGGAAGGAGGAGGGGTTCCGGCGCTGGTCGCCGTCCATCAGGATGCGACGGGGAAGGCGCTGCCGACCGCTCTCGCCTACGCCAAGGGCATCGGATGCACCCGCGCCGGGGTGATCGAGACCACCTTCGCGGAGGAAACCGAGACCGATCTCTTCGGCGAGCAGGTGGTGCTGTGCGGGGGAGTCACCCATCTGATCAAGGCGGCCTTCGAGATCCTGGTGGAGGCCGGCTACCAGCCGGAGATCGCGTATTTTGAGTGCCTCAACGAGCTGAAGCTGATCGTGGATCTGATGTATCAGGGCGGCCTTTCTTACATGCGCTATTCGGTCAGCGACACAGCGGAATACGGCGATTACCGCAGCGGGCCCCGGGTGATCGACGATCACGTGCGGGCCACCATGAAGCAGATCCTGGAAGAGATCCGCAGCGGGGCGTTCGCCGAGGAATGGATCGAGGAGAACGCGAAGGGCCGTCCATGGTTCAACGCCAAGCGCGAGGAGGAGCGCAAACACCCGATCGAGGAAGTGGGCCGCCGGCTGCGGGCGATGATGCCCTGGCTGAATCCGAAAGAGGTGTGAAGCGGGGCAACCGCTCCCCGCCAGCGAAGCGATCCACAACGGGAAAGGAGGTCCGGATGGGGGATGACGTCGTTCGGATTTTCGATACCACGTTGCGGGACGGCGAGCAATCGCCGGGGGCGACCCTCACCGTGGAGGAGAAGCTGGAGATCGCCCGCCAGCTGGTCCGCCTGGGGGTCGATATCATTGAAGCCGGCTTCCCGATCGCCTCGCCGGGCGATTTCGAGGCGGTGCGGCGGATCGCCCGGGAGATCGGCCCCCTGGGGAAGGACCGTCCGAACGGCCCGCCGGTGATCGCCGGGCTGGCCCGGGCGAACCCGGAGGACATCGACGCCTGCTGGGAGGCGGTGCGAGAGGCCCCCCGCCCGCGGATCCACGTCTTCCTGGCAACCTCCGATATCCACCTGCAATACAAGCTGCGGATGACCCGGGAGGAGTGCCTGGCCCGGATCCGGGAGATGGTGGCGTATGCTCGCCGTCTGTGCGACGATGTGGAGTTCTCCCCGGAAGACGCAGGGCGCACCGATCGCGATTTCCTGATGCAGGCGCTGACGGCGGCCGTGGAGGCGGGAGCGACCACCCTGAACATCCCCGACACGGTGGGCTACACCACGCCGGAGGAGTTCGGGGCCCTCTTCGCCGAGATCCGCCGCCGGGTTCCGGGGGTGGAACGGGTGATCCTTTCCGCCCACTGCCACAATGATCTGGGCCTGGCCACCGCCAATACCCTGGCCGCTATCCGGAACGGCGCCCGCCAGGTGGAGGTCACCGTCAACGGCATCGGCGAACGGGCGGGCAACACAGCCCTCGAAGAGGTGGTCATGGCCCTCCACACCCGGCGGGATGTCTTCGGGGTGCGCACCCATATCGACACCACCCAGATCTATCGCACCAGCCGCCTGGTGAGCGCCCTCACCGGTATCCCGGTCCAGCCCAACAAGGCCATCGTGGGCGCGAACGCTTTCGCCCACGAAGCCGGCATCCACCAGGATGGGATGCTGAAGAACCCGCTGACTTATGAAATCATGCGGCCGGAGACCGTAGGGGTGCCGGAATCCCGCCTGGTCCTGGGGAAGCACTCCGGACGACACGCCTTCCGGGTCCGCCTGGAGCAGATGGGCTATCACCTCCCGCCGGACGCCTTCGAGGAAGCGTTCCGCCGGTTCAAGGCGCTATGCGATCGCAAGAAATACGTGACGGACTTCGACCTGGAAGCCCTGATGGCCGATTTCACCCAGAGCAGCGGCCAGAACTGGCGCCTGGATACGCTGCAGGTGACCTGCGGCACGCCGCTGATCGCCACCGCCACCGTCCGCCTGATGGGGCCCGACGGAGAGGTCCGCGTAGGCACGGGGACAGGGAACGGGCCGATCGACGCGGCTTACCGGGCCATCGAGGCCGCTCTGGGGATGCAGGCCCGCCTGCTGGAGTTCAACGTCCACGCAGTGACCCCAGGGCGCGACGCGATGGGGCGTGTCTTCATCCAGGTGGAAGATCCGCATACTGGCCGCCTGGCCGGCGGCTTCGGCGCCGACACCGACATCGTGGTGGCCGCCGCCAAGGCCTATCTGCACGCCCTCCTGCGGCTGGGCCACGCCCCTCAGACCGCTCCGGTGGAAAGGATGTCCATCCCGGTTCCGTAGCCATCTATCCGCCTGAGCGTTGCGCAGCGAGTTCCCTTTCAGGGGTTTGGAAGCTGGCCCAAAGCATCCTCCTGATTCCGCAGGCGAAGAAGCGACAACGCGCTCGAGCGAAGAAACACGATCCGGAGGTTCACCGATGGGCATGACCATGGCCGAGAAGATCATCGCCGCTCATGCCGGGCTGGATCACGTGGAGCCAGGGGATTTAGTGGAGGCCCGGGTCGATTTCGTGATGGCCAACGACATCACCGCCGCCCTGGCCATCCGGGAGTTCGAGAAACTGGGCGTGGAAGGGGTGTTCGACCGGGAGCGGGTCGCCTTCGTGGCCGACCACTTCGTCCCGCCCCCCAACATCAAGGCCGCCGAGCAGTGCATGACCGTCCGCACCTGGGCCCGGCGC
This Thermoflexus sp. DNA region includes the following protein-coding sequences:
- a CDS encoding sortase yields the protein MTNLERWVLGLGLLLSGLPDAMPFARRSEEAARATSPPIVPVEEADIASGLEEPIPGAPISDGGASGHEPWMARPERTAALVEGGIPERLVIPSIALDAPVVPAASRFVSIGGRRYREWLAPDRYAAGWHPLSARAGMPGNMVLSGHNNIAGAVFRRLTDVKIGDPIWIHTRDRVFRYEVTERHVLPERDQPLTVRQANARWIGPFPDERLTLVTCWPPWSNSHRLIVVARPRP
- the ilvB gene encoding biosynthetic-type acetolactate synthase large subunit produces the protein METMTMAQAATTPRLLRRERRRMKTAWAVMEALVREGVEVIFGVPGGASLPLYDALCDYPQIRHVLVRHEQCAVHMAEGYARATGKPGVCFTTSGPGATNLVTGLTDAMMDSTPVVAITGQVPTFFMGGDAFQEADVIGLTMSVTKHNWLVRKPAQALEAVHLAFRLATDGRPGPTLVDLPRDVLLTEADFVLEDPEAFSLPRPRPPFPDERTLRQAADLIAQSQRPILYVGGGVIHSGAAPEIRALAEKARIPVTTTLMGLGAFPEDHPYALKMLGMHGTVYANFAINFSDLIIAVGARFDDRVTGKLSAFAPHAKVIHIDIDPAEINKNRRADVALIGDARQILRALLPLVRPPDTEAWWRQIEDWKARYPLRYRQGDEVIKPQFAIQMIYELTKDHRPIVTLDVGQHQMWAAQFFIWKEPRTCITSGGLGTMGFSLPAAVGAQFGCPDRLVININGDGSFQMTFQALITAVEWRLPIKVFIINNQYLGMVRQWQELFYNRRYSAVYLANPDFARMAEAVGAAGIRVERPDQVEPAIRQALAITDRPVVVDILVDPEENCFPMIPSGMTVFDMMIAPGVKAVP
- the ilvN gene encoding acetolactate synthase small subunit, coding for MPHWLAVTIENSVESLNRVFHLLRRRHLPVGAISMCRTEDPQDLRLLIPVDPARVDPQRVRANLEKLLCVKAVEDWGERPLVIRDMALVKVRAPAEAWVEIAQLAEFYRARIVDVGPETLIVEVTGSAEKVDSCIARLQRFGVVEVTRSGPMAMVRGQGEAAPAERVAEAAA
- the ilvC gene encoding ketol-acid reductoisomerase, coding for MARIYYDADADLSLLNGRRIAVLGYGSQGHAHALNLKDSGCDVCVGLYRGSKSWAKAEADGLPVYEVPEAVRRSDIIVMLVPDPAQPALYREAVAPNLSPGKTLMFAHGFNIRFGQIVPPPDVDVSMVAPKSPGHRMREVFKEGGGVPALVAVHQDATGKALPTALAYAKGIGCTRAGVIETTFAEETETDLFGEQVVLCGGVTHLIKAAFEILVEAGYQPEIAYFECLNELKLIVDLMYQGGLSYMRYSVSDTAEYGDYRSGPRVIDDHVRATMKQILEEIRSGAFAEEWIEENAKGRPWFNAKREEERKHPIEEVGRRLRAMMPWLNPKEV
- a CDS encoding 2-isopropylmalate synthase; its protein translation is MGDDVVRIFDTTLRDGEQSPGATLTVEEKLEIARQLVRLGVDIIEAGFPIASPGDFEAVRRIAREIGPLGKDRPNGPPVIAGLARANPEDIDACWEAVREAPRPRIHVFLATSDIHLQYKLRMTREECLARIREMVAYARRLCDDVEFSPEDAGRTDRDFLMQALTAAVEAGATTLNIPDTVGYTTPEEFGALFAEIRRRVPGVERVILSAHCHNDLGLATANTLAAIRNGARQVEVTVNGIGERAGNTALEEVVMALHTRRDVFGVRTHIDTTQIYRTSRLVSALTGIPVQPNKAIVGANAFAHEAGIHQDGMLKNPLTYEIMRPETVGVPESRLVLGKHSGRHAFRVRLEQMGYHLPPDAFEEAFRRFKALCDRKKYVTDFDLEALMADFTQSSGQNWRLDTLQVTCGTPLIATATVRLMGPDGEVRVGTGTGNGPIDAAYRAIEAALGMQARLLEFNVHAVTPGRDAMGRVFIQVEDPHTGRLAGGFGADTDIVVAAAKAYLHALLRLGHAPQTAPVERMSIPVP